The sequence TAACCTCGATGTCGATGCTGTGATTGTACCCATGAACACCAAATAAATGGGTATAAGCgaagcaaaaaatacaaacacgcAAACTCTGTTTAGTCATCACAGAGTGGTACACCAGAGGGCGACATATAGCCACATATCGGTCACAGGCCATTACAGctagaaaagaaaagtcagcaCAAGCTGAGGAGTGCAACACAAAACCCTGCAAAAGACACCCAGCATAAGAGATGACATGAGTGGTAGACAGAAGAGCAATGAGGGATTTGGGGTAAAAACCTGCTGTTCCGTGAATTCCATTAATACACAGATTACACAAGAAAATATACATAGGCTCATGAAGCTTTTGCTCCACAATGATGGTTATTATGAGAACAGCATTTACTATCCAAATGATCGAGGAACACAGTAAAGTGAGAACAAAGAGAGTGATTCTGTGTTGCACTGTGTAATTTAATcctgaaaacctaaaaaatgttAGTACAGAATCATTATCCATTAAACTATGTCAGCTGGCACAGTTTCATTCATGTAGATGGTCAGTAGTAATATTTCAAACCTCACAATCTGCAGATCATAGAGTGTGACTTACGAGAGGCTGGTTCTTCTGTTTAAATCATCTCTCTGATGAATCAGAATAAGTGGGGAATTCAAGCAGTAGGGGTTGTGGAGAAGGtactaaaatacatttagtgATGTAATTCTAAATGCAGTAAACTTGCATATCAGTGTAAGATGTGGAACTTTGAAAGTGACTGTCACTGggaaaaggttttatttttgataacttCGATGCACTTGATAGCAGAGATccttataaatataaatttattgCAACTATGACCTCATTGTAAGACATCGCTTCTGAGGGAAATATTGGCATTGCACTCACGTTAATTGCTGAGATCTAGGAACGGAGCAATGTTGCTCAAAACGGCAGGGAGAGATAAATGAACTGTTGAATGATCACagattacagattttttttttacacaaactgGTAGCCAAATTTATTTGAATGGCaaagcaaagacacaaagtaaaACGATTACCCAAACTCAGTGGCTTCTACGGGTGTGTGATAATGATTTAGTGTTAAAAAGTTAGATttggctgaaaaaatgaaaagtagaTTAATGAAGCCTGGAGAAGATACGGCCTTAGTTGATAAaggactgaaaaacaaatggcaCTGGGTGTGGATTGAAGAAACTGGTGTAGATGGGAAGCCTTTTGGCAGTTGGTGCCACAAAGGAAAGGAGTCGGGCGTTTGTTTCTGCACAGTGTGCTCGAGGAAGCTGTTATATGCCACCAGTGGTAAAAAAGTGCTTTACTGACATGAATTGGACCCTGGTCACAAACCATGTGCCGTGTGTGCACTCCAGCATACTACAACGTTACCAGTAGCAACAGTTACTGCTGCAACCTCATCATCATTGACTGACTGTTTCCgaacaaaaaatatgtgtgtcTTAGCGTGAGTTTATTGCAGAGCATGATCTGTCCTTCACACTTTTCAGCCACTTTTcccattatttaattttttaatgtaaaaatcaaataaaatgacacaaaaaacaacttttagaGCACATTTAATTTGACCCCTGCAAAACATAATAAGATGTTGAGGGACAGCTTTGTGACTTtactgcaaaatatttttttatgcctatatgttgtttgtttgtgcgtcTGCTGTGAGAGTAACAACAGTATTCCACAGTCAGTAAGTCACTGTGATGGTATTTATTTCAGAATTTCAGAGTTTGTTCAAATGCTGTGTGTACATCAGCTGCCCTTTTTGACTGTGGTCTGTTACTTGACAAATGGTCGCCAAAGCAACAGCCTTTCTTTTTATTACTCTGCTtatatgtgctgtttttctttcatgagGGTAAactcacttttacttttttaaaactccaCAACTCATGCAAAGTAAGCACTGCAATATAAAACAAGGCATAAGTTTGGTGATCAGGTTCAGATTtattcaaaacaacaaatgtttgaaaatcaaTTGAAACATTTAATTGAAACGTGCCTTAGAGACAGTTTGTTCCTCCTAAACTGCTTTCTTTTGTTCtgtcagttttgtgtttttcactgctcCTGTCACGTTGTCTAAGGATAACAATATTGTTAGACATATTAGGTATTTTTCACAAATCACAAACATATACAAGTTTAATTTTCCTTTGTGCAGACCAGCTCATGACTTCAGTCCAACAACTGAATTTCTACTGCATATAAATCTTTGAATTCTGTTTCTTATTTGTGTTAACTTTAAACCATACATCAGTGGATTGATAATTGGAGGAACAATGAGAAATTCCATTGCTATAAAATTATTTGCGCTTTGTGGTAATGCTTTGGATCCAAAACGCACATACAGCAAATCAAAAAGCAAAGAGCCAACAACGACTGCTAAAGAGAATAAATGTGGCACACATGTCTGCATAAATTTGCTCCTGTTCTCTTTTGATGTCATGCATGTTTTGATCAGATATGCATAAGACcaagcaacaaacacacaatggccaaaataaaaagtataattaaaaGCTGGAATAATAATGTTTGCTATGGAGGCCGAACAGGCTAGTTTATTTACCAGCCAATTAATACAGTAGATCTTCGGTATGTGTGAGCCGCACAACCTAGATGTTGAAGTTGTTATTGTGCTCATGAACAAAAGGTAAAATGGTATAAGccaagcaaaaaacacaaacacacaaattttcTGTTTCGTCATCACAGAGTGGTACAACAGAGGGCTACATATAGCCACATATCGGTCATAGGCCATTAGCGCTAGAAGAGAGAAGTCAGCACAAGCTGAGGAGTGCAACACAAAACCCTGCAAAAGACATCCAGCATAAGAGATGACATGAGTGGTAGACAGAAGATCAATGAGGAATTTGGGGTAAAAGCCTGCTGTCCCGTAAAGTCCATTGATGCACAGATTACAGAGGAAGATATACATGGGCTCATGAAGCTTTTTGTCCATAATTATTGTCACAATAATGGTCAAATTTACCACCCAAATTACACAGTAACACAACAGAGTGAGAACAAAGAGACCAATTCTGTAGTTTTGTATCCCACTTAACCCTGACAGAGTAAACATAGTAATTACTGATGTATTATCCATcataaaacattacagtttGTCATCGTCAGATGTCATTTTAATACTGCATGTAAGAAATTTGCACTACTTACTTGATAGAAGGAAAAAGGTGCCTTTAGCTCTGTGTCCACCCATTCCCTTAGATTGTATGTTCCCAGTTGCTTATATTCTCTCTTAGCAGTAATCATTACTGACGTTGTGAACATGTGACCTCAAACTCTAAATCAGCTCCGTGCCagatagatgtgtgtgtggtctgcaTAATCTAATGATTCAATTATTTAattaccaacaaaaaacaaataaatgcaatctTTAGTTTTATCCCATCTAGATGACTGTCCAGCATTCTGGTCTAATGCCTCATAACAAAAGCTTAATAAGATTGATCTTGTTCGTAACAGAGCTGccttcctttttctttactaatGAGGAGCAGTGTGGAGGGGAGCCAGCCTGTCAGGCCCGAGAACAGGTGGTGGTCAAGCACCTTCCCTTTCAGCCTCTG is a genomic window of Plectropomus leopardus isolate mb chromosome 10, YSFRI_Pleo_2.0, whole genome shotgun sequence containing:
- the LOC121949102 gene encoding LOW QUALITY PROTEIN: olfactory receptor 4E1-like (The sequence of the model RefSeq protein was modified relative to this genomic sequence to represent the inferred CDS: inserted 3 bases in 2 codons), with translation MDNDSVLTFFRFSGLNYTVQHRITLFVLTLLCSSIIWIVNAVLIITIIVEQKLHEPMYIFLCNLCINGIHGTAGFYPKSLIALLSTTHVISYAGCLLQGFVLHSSACADFSFLAVMACDRYVAICRPLVYHSVMTKQSLXVFVFFASLIPIYLVFMGTITASTSRLCGSLIPKIYCVNWLVNKLSCSASMVNIAIPAFKYTFYSGHFVFIIWSYVHLIRTCRTSTENMTKFMQTCMPHLCCLLTFXGCLLLDLLYIYCIFDSEDLSQSVRNFMSIEFLLIPPLMNPLIYGFKMTLLRNRIIEFLRGKCL
- the LOC121949103 gene encoding olfactory receptor 4Q2-like, translated to MMDNTSVITMFTLSGLSGIQNYRIGLFVLTLLCYCVIWVVNLTIIVTIIMDKKLHEPMYIFLCNLCINGLYGTAGFYPKFLIDLLSTTHVISYAGCLLQGFVLHSSACADFSLLALMAYDRYVAICSPLLYHSVMTKQKICVFVFFAWLIPFYLLFMSTITTSTSRLCGSHIPKIYCINWLVNKLACSASIANIIIPAFNYTFYFGHCVFVAWSYAYLIKTCMTSKENRSKFMQTCVPHLFSLAVVVGSLLFDLLYVRFGSKALPQSANNFIAMEFLIVPPIINPLMYGLKLTQIRNRIQRFICSRNSVVGLKS